The region GGTAACGCTTGCGGTCGCAAGATTCTTGAGGGTTATATCTGTCTCAGGCCTGACAAAGAGTTCAtgtcatgagaaaaaaaagttggactGCAGCAATAACTTAGAAATATTCACAGCTAATGCAGCTATGAAATacctaaaaataaatgaattggaGATTGtgtcaagtttttgttttttttacacttatACCTCATTGAAAATTGGGTCTGATGATTAGTCATGCTTGAAAAACACTTACTTTCAAATTTTACATCTGTTGGGAGCCAACAtaatgagagaagaggagaggagaagagacggGAGGCAAaatgagaagacagagagagaagtatTGTGGTGTTTTAGGAGGCTGGTGTGAGGccatgcagaagaaaacaaggGAGGCAGGAGACGAGACATTAAAGGGcaaagaagaggagcaggagggcaACTGGGGTGACAAGAGGAGCAAGGAAAAAATGAGAGTTAGGAGAAAGACAAAAGTAGAGGTGCAGAAACTTGAGAAACACTGCAATTCATTAAAACCATGTATCTGAAGAACTTGCTCTCATTATTTCAAAGTCTGAAAGTTTTCTCTTGAGGAGTGATTACAAATTCATCTGGTTGTGttcaatgtgtaaaaaaaaaaaaaaaggatactGCACAATCACATGATCTCACAAACCCTTTCTCATTTGTGTGGTCAACAACTAGGCTAATGTTCGTGAAGAAGAAATGATGGCACTGATGAAAATGAACATGTTGTATAAACTTACAGGTAGAACGGCTGCTCTAGGAAATTTGGAATTCAACATCATCAAGGAAGCGACACCTTTTTGCTGTTATGTTGCTGTGAGATAACCTCAAATAAAACCcttcaaaatatatattaagaaatatacacattttaaaCCTATGGATGCCACGCACTTCAAAAATCAAATCCCTGTTTATTAGGCTGTCTGATGTACTACGGTACAGCCCCACCTACTGGTGTGATGAGATGCTGCCAACATGCAGCCTCTGGACAAAGCATAAATACAAACAGATTCAAGCAGTCAGCATTTATAAAGCACACCAACAACAATGTATAACTTCTACTGTAAATCAGAATGCTGAAATGACTTCCTACTATGAATTACTTGGAAACATCTATATGAAATGTTGTCATTTAGTGATACTTTACTGTCTTGTGTTATATACACTTGCTGTAAAGCTGCTGCTTTTAATTCTGTTTGAAATTAGCCTTTGTTGCCAGTGGAAGAAGAGGTTCACAGATCACTTATATTTAAGTATCAATGCCTGATTTAGAAAAACTCACATACAAGTAAAAGCACAGGattcaaaatatttcaaaaatatttaaatatgaaattagCAAAAAAAGTAAACTTATATATTATCTAACAGattgtaaacacacatttaacagtgtgtgtcagtagcattttaatgaaatatctgtgtcacctcttttaaaaaaaataatattggcCTGAAGTTATGAGTGATAGATATTTAACTTGAGTATATCAAGTGtgagtgttaaaaaaaacaccactaGTTTAATCTTTTACACTTTTATCAGctttaatgtttaatataaatTCTTAACCGAATGTAGAAAGTTCAAACCGTCCCCTCTAAAAtgcagtaaagtaaagtagCGTGACATTTAAAGACTTAAGTAAACTCCCTCACAgattaaaaaagataattgacccattaaggtttgtgtgtgtgtgtgtgtgtgtgtgtgtgtgtgtgtgtgtgtgtgagatactGTGGTGGCGATAGATAGCGGTGATATTTGattgtttaaagtatttaaatgccAAAAGAATTGAGTATTCTTCTGAAGCGAACCCGGAACACCAGCCCCGGGTCCTGTCCTGGCACGTTGAGGTGGACAACtccactcaacacacacactcaagacaGTGCTAAGCTAAGCGAGCTAAATGCTAAAACTCTGCTCTAACCTGTTTGGAAATCCGGTATCTTCAGGTCCTCTCTCTCGTCTAAGCTCCTCAGGTGCCGCAGCACCAGCTCTTCTCGCTGCTGCGGTGTCTCAGCCTCGTCCAGGTTGATCTCCAGCTCACTCTGGGTGGCGAATAAAGCGGAGAGGCTGCACCGGGACGCCATGTTGGCAACAACACAAGCGAGCCCGTCGGGTAAACGCACCTCGCAGATTCGTACCACTCATACAGCCGATGCTAGAAAgcgtttttaaacttttaaaattatTCACGGAGATAAATTACGAGTAAAATCTCTTGTGgcttttataaaatgtttaattggaGGTTTAACATCatgtactctttttttttttttttttttagatgtgtggaaagtgctgctgtgtttcttcACTTGTCTTTACCACATTCATAACTGCCCAGTGGCGGCAGGAAGCTGCGAGTCAACATGTCCTCTCAGGAGCAGCTCGCACACAGGAGCCTGTTTATCTAAGGTTTTCACATGATGATATGTTTTAGCCCCAACTTCTATCATCGCATTGTCCAGGAACTCATCGGTCGTTGTTGTTAATCCGCTGTAGCTTCGGTCGCTTTCAGTAACTCGCGGGATGTTATCGAACTCATCGGGGGATTTGAGGAGGTCGCCGGGCAACAACATCAGGGAGGACCGGCTCTTTATCTCCACATGTCTCAAAGGGACGAGTGTGAAAATGACATCTGGGAGTATAAACCTCtccagaagaaaaagaggacaCAGAAACCACCATCTGCAGCCACAACTACAAGAAGATGCACTACCGGGAAAACCTCCAAGAGAGACAACACTACTGCCCCCCCAGTCGAGACACATACGAGGACTGAGAAAGTCAGGACAGATGGACGAGCAGGATCTAGCACATGTGTTGATGTTGACAGTGTAGAGACCCTCACTGTGTCCTCGGTGTTGTCTCCTGCCTGTGAGACAGTTCAGACGGACAGTGCAGCTGAGGGACCGTCCTCTGGACACTTCTGCCCCATGTGTCAGATGCCCTTCTCAGTCCTGGTGGTGCAGACTCAAAGATGGCACGTTGCTGAGTGCCTCGACACCCCCAGGGACAAATGCAAAGGTTCAGACATCCGTGCTCCTTCGTTCTAAAAGACACACATCTAAAATGAGATTCGATATCTGTCTTGTCAAATTGCCTTTTCTGATTTTGAATGATGGctgatataaatgttttatctctTCATACAGAATGTCCAGATGGTCTCCAGTGCTCCTCTACCATCCCAAACCATTACAAGAAATTTAACCACACGCTTCTGGCCCATAGTCGAGCAAATAGCGACTCGTCGCTTCTCAGTCTTTCCCAGCAAGCCGAGACTAGAGGGGAGACCGGCCTCAGTCATCTCCCCGGGCTGATGAATAATGATGTGGATGGCTCTGAATTTGAGACGTCACAGGACAGTGCTGTCAGTGTTTCTGCCTCATCCCCTCACAATAGTATTACTGGAACGCCTCTGTCTAAACGTACAAATGGACTTCTGTGTCTTCGCTCACCTGGCCCAgatgatttaaagaaaaagaaaggctGGTCGTCCTCGACTAAAGGCCACAAATCCATCAGTGCTTCCCAAGAGAGTAAAACAGAGATATCATCCACTCCGGTGAAGGAAGAGAGTGGAGCTTGTGAAGTTTTACCAAAAAGTGAAACTGAACACGAGGCCATTTCCTACTCACCCCTGTCAGAGTTCCCTCCACAGACTGAAGTCAATAAAAGTGAGTGTAGAAAAAGCCTTTTCAAAAGTGACGCATTTGATAATGATGAAAACTCGCTGACACTGTTTGGTGACAGCTTTTCAAGTGAAGATGAACTCACTCAGTTCATAGACAACATGGAAACCAATAATGTGTCCGAAGAAGGCCTGTCGTCCTCAAACATCCAGCTGGAGTCAGTTACCTCATTAGCTGATTCCACTGGGAAAGGGGAAGGTCGTGGTAAAGCTGCCAATCCCATCAGTCCATGTACGAGCATTCAGTCTCCACAGAGTGTTGTTTTAGAGCGCCTGAGAGAAACTCTTCAGAGCTCACAGAGTCTGTATTCCAAAGATTCAAAAGAGAGTATTCAGTCAGAGCAGCCTCACGCAAACTCTCGTCAAGAACTTAAATCTGAAACCATGCCACTGCAGAGGACCCAGAGCAAAGCTGCTCAGGCCTCCTCTCTGAAGCAGACGGACATTGGAGTGTTTTTTGGCCTCAAACCgctaaagaaagagaaagaggtcCAAAGTGCGCCGAGCGAGCACAGCACCGCCTCGAATCTGGCACTTGGGGAGAACTCGGGACAGAGACGacaaaggagagagaggcagaagaaaAGTAAGGCTGACACAACCACTGATGCCTCACAGGGGACAGCGACTGTAGTTAGCAGTGGTGCAGCGAGCGCTCAGGGAGAAGCGAGGAAAGGTTGGAGGGGAGGATGGAGAAGAAGGAACAGAACAAATGCTGATGGAGAAGTAGAATTACCACGCTGTCCTTTCTACAAGAAGATTCCAGGTCGGTGATTCATCTGAAGGTGaagcatttttgtgtgtgtgtttaatctaaagtagttttaatattttcttcagGCACAAAGTTTGTCATTGACGCCTTTCATTACGGGGAGATCGAGGGCATCGCTGCCTACTTCCTAACACATTTCCACTCAGACCACTATGGAGGGTTGACCAAGAACGCAACAGTTCCAATCTACTGTAACAGAGTAAGTCCTGTTTTGAAAATATGAAGGACCtctaatattatataattacaGTAGGACTCAGTTTCTTTAAGATATAACCtattttataaatgtgtctGCACAAAACTTTGTCCTTTACAGTGTTTTTTCGGGACAGGAAACTTTATAAATGGTCATTTTGTTTCCATGcagtaaatgaaaaacagtCTCCAAAGGCCTTAAATACTGTGAACCATATTCACTTTGAACTGCTACAAACCTTTTGTTGTTTCCTTCAAAAATCCTATTTATTTGCACCTCATTAAAAAGCCTCCCTGTCTGCTCTTTTCCATCGAGTCTACAGAGTTAAGTCTGGATTCATTTGTTATCTCACTGCTCTGCATTTACTGAGAGTAATGACAATTTCACTTGCAGCCGGCAGCTATGAATAGCAATTCGCCAGTTGCTGTGTCCATATTAGCGGTTATTGAAATTTGAAGTCCTTTTTGGGAGTTTTTTACGCACTTGAGCAGAAAAAACGGAATATCCATCAAATTAAAATTTGTCCAGGTCTCATCCTTGCTCTTTGTCACTTTGCAAATGCAGCAACCAAATTAAGAATCAAGCAGTAAAGTGAATTGAAGTATTCTACAATATAATTTGGACTTTATTGgctgtttcatgtttaaataagACATTTGTTTGCATCTTACTAAGAGCTGCCTCCTCTGGTCAGATTACAGGGAACTTGGTGAAAAGCAAGCTGAGGGTGGCAGAGCAGTACATCCACATTCTCCCTATGAACACCCAGGTGACTGTGGAGGGGGTCAAGGTCATCCTCCTGGAAGCCAACCAGTGAGTAGTCTAGCAGAGAAAAGGGAAACTCTGTATGTTGCTTCTTCAGTTTGTACTTTAAAGAACAAACATCATCATCTTAATTCACGTCCCATCTGTGACTGTGTCTTTCAGTTGTCCAGGAGCTGCCATGCTGCTGTTCTTCCTGCCTGATGGACAGACGATCCTCCACACTGGAGACTTCAGAGCTGATCCCTCAATGGAAACCTACCCAGAGTTACTCAGCTGCAGAGTGCAGACGCTCTACCTGGACACCACGTGCGTACCTCTCTCATACACATTGAATATAAGGGCAGCAAAAGCAGGGTGGTTGTGGTACTGCACTGCTCTCAGCCTTTTTGGATTATTAGCTTGTCTCATACATTAACCTGCAGCAACAACCACTCCCAGAGGACGATTTCCCTGTTTCTAACTCACAAGTTAAAG is a window of Paralichthys olivaceus isolate ysfri-2021 chromosome 21, ASM2471397v2, whole genome shotgun sequence DNA encoding:
- the dclre1a gene encoding DNA cross-link repair 1A protein; translation: MSQRDECENDIWEYKPLQKKKRTQKPPSAATTTRRCTTGKTSKRDNTTAPPVETHTRTEKVRTDGRAGSSTCVDVDSVETLTVSSVLSPACETVQTDSAAEGPSSGHFCPMCQMPFSVLVVQTQRWHVAECLDTPRDKCKECPDGLQCSSTIPNHYKKFNHTLLAHSRANSDSSLLSLSQQAETRGETGLSHLPGLMNNDVDGSEFETSQDSAVSVSASSPHNSITGTPLSKRTNGLLCLRSPGPDDLKKKKGWSSSTKGHKSISASQESKTEISSTPVKEESGACEVLPKSETEHEAISYSPLSEFPPQTEVNKSECRKSLFKSDAFDNDENSLTLFGDSFSSEDELTQFIDNMETNNVSEEGLSSSNIQLESVTSLADSTGKGEGRGKAANPISPCTSIQSPQSVVLERLRETLQSSQSLYSKDSKESIQSEQPHANSRQELKSETMPLQRTQSKAAQASSLKQTDIGVFFGLKPLKKEKEVQSAPSEHSTASNLALGENSGQRRQRRERQKKSKADTTTDASQGTATVVSSGAASAQGEARKGWRGGWRRRNRTNADGEVELPRCPFYKKIPGTKFVIDAFHYGEIEGIAAYFLTHFHSDHYGGLTKNATVPIYCNRITGNLVKSKLRVAEQYIHILPMNTQVTVEGVKVILLEANHCPGAAMLLFFLPDGQTILHTGDFRADPSMETYPELLSCRVQTLYLDTTYCSPEYTFPRQQEVISFAANTAFELVTLNPRTLVVCGSYSVGKEKVFLALAEVLGSKVCLSRDKYNTMCCLESEQVRQRITTDWKAAQVHVLPMMQLSCNKLQQHLARFSQQYDRLVAFKPTGWTFSQQMESVEDIQPQITGNISIYGIPYSEHSSFLELKRFVQWIKPLKIIPTVNNGSWASRKAMEKCFSDWLMEAKAKL